One window of Nostoc sp. C052 genomic DNA carries:
- a CDS encoding site-specific DNA-methyltransferase, with protein sequence MQEELITPPKEIIFNPSYTQQNGAAYLGDSLKLIKFIDDNSINLIITSPPFALTRKKEYGNESAEKYIEWFLPFASEFKRVLAENGSFVLDLGGAYLPGNPVRSIYQYELLVRLCKEVGFFLAQEFYHYNPSRLPTPAEWVTIRRIRVKDSVNTVWWLSKTPNPKADNRKVLKPYSQSMKQLLKNGYKAKIRPSGHDISDKFQKDNQGAIPPNLLEIANTESNSAYLRRCKTAEIRPHPARFPQGFAEFFIKFLTDEGDIVLDPFAGSNTTGFVSENLQRRWISFEINENYVMGSRYRFGQ encoded by the coding sequence TTGCAAGAAGAACTAATAACACCACCAAAAGAAATAATTTTTAATCCCTCTTATACCCAGCAGAATGGAGCCGCATATTTAGGTGATAGCCTTAAACTTATTAAATTCATTGACGATAATAGTATCAATTTAATTATTACATCACCACCATTTGCTCTTACACGAAAAAAAGAATACGGTAACGAAAGTGCGGAAAAATATATTGAGTGGTTCTTACCTTTTGCATCCGAATTTAAAAGAGTGCTGGCAGAGAATGGCTCATTCGTACTAGATTTAGGTGGTGCTTACTTACCTGGTAATCCCGTTCGGAGTATTTACCAATACGAACTTTTAGTTAGATTATGCAAGGAAGTAGGTTTTTTTCTTGCTCAAGAATTTTACCACTATAATCCGTCGCGACTGCCAACCCCTGCTGAGTGGGTGACAATCAGACGGATTCGTGTGAAAGATTCTGTAAATACAGTTTGGTGGTTATCTAAAACACCAAATCCTAAAGCAGATAATAGAAAAGTTTTGAAGCCTTATAGCCAAAGTATGAAACAGTTACTCAAAAATGGCTATAAAGCAAAAATACGTCCTAGTGGACATGATATTTCTGATAAATTTCAAAAGGATAACCAGGGTGCAATTCCACCAAATTTACTAGAAATTGCTAATACTGAATCTAATAGTGCCTATTTACGACGCTGTAAAACAGCAGAAATTAGACCCCATCCAGCACGTTTTCCTCAAGGATTCGCCGAGTTTTTCATCAAATTCTTAACTGATGAAGGTGATATAGTATTAGATCCATTTGCAGGTTCTAATACAACTGGCTTTGTTTCTGAGAATCTACAACGCCGCTGGATATCTTTTGAAATTAATGAAAATTACGTAATGGGAAGTCGTTATCGATTTGGCCAATAA
- a CDS encoding SGNH/GDSL hydrolase family protein, translating to MRDPYLLAAGLLTGLAIPASALPHLSIVLPENSRFLWDLKQGSQAIVSTKIIKNVDLSLPELSGQAFQPLKSSQLSVGEKNIPSVPEFGSPGLPTPTESSLNPSTQATTLLLTSGNQLYYQRLAALKTGQIYTRVDSDNLQSLWESIKKRQLTYDDWKSLLALEARAIAQGQGPNHLSILVGDSLSMWFPREKLPAGKLWLNQGISGDTSSGVLKRLGAFSATRPDVIYIMAGINDLRKGASDETILRNYRRIVRHLRQAHPQAQIIVQSILPTRLPKISNSRIRHINIQLTVIAKQEGANYLNIYSSFTDMEGNLRPELTTDGLHLSQEGYDVWRTALQQIEYKLTQRQN from the coding sequence ATGAGGGACCCTTATCTGTTGGCAGCAGGCTTGTTAACAGGATTAGCAATACCAGCATCGGCTCTTCCACATCTGTCCATTGTCCTGCCAGAAAATTCTAGATTCCTGTGGGATTTAAAACAGGGTTCGCAGGCAATAGTCAGTACAAAAATTATCAAGAATGTCGATCTCTCCTTACCAGAACTGAGCGGCCAAGCGTTCCAACCCTTAAAAAGTTCGCAGCTATCAGTAGGTGAGAAAAACATCCCTAGCGTACCAGAATTCGGCAGTCCGGGATTACCAACCCCAACAGAGTCATCACTTAACCCCAGCACCCAAGCAACTACCCTCTTATTGACATCTGGGAATCAACTTTACTACCAAAGATTGGCGGCTCTGAAAACAGGTCAGATTTATACACGCGTAGATAGTGATAATTTGCAATCATTGTGGGAGTCGATCAAGAAACGTCAACTAACTTATGACGACTGGAAAAGTTTACTAGCTTTAGAAGCGAGAGCGATCGCTCAAGGTCAAGGCCCAAATCATCTAAGTATCTTAGTTGGTGATTCTTTGAGCATGTGGTTTCCGAGAGAAAAACTGCCTGCTGGTAAATTGTGGCTGAATCAAGGCATATCTGGAGATACCTCTAGTGGCGTTTTAAAAAGATTGGGGGCATTTTCGGCAACACGACCAGATGTAATTTACATCATGGCTGGGATTAACGACTTACGAAAAGGTGCTAGTGATGAAACAATTTTGCGTAATTATCGCCGGATTGTCAGGCATTTACGACAGGCTCACCCCCAAGCTCAAATTATTGTCCAATCAATTTTACCTACTCGTCTACCAAAAATTTCCAATAGCCGCATTCGTCACATCAACATCCAACTAACCGTGATTGCCAAACAAGAAGGCGCTAATTATCTAAATATTTATAGCTCGTTTACAGATATGGAAGGCAATTTGCGCCCAGAGTTGACCACAGATGGGTTGCACTTGTCTCAAGAGGGATATGACGTGTGGCGAACGGCACTACAGCAGATAGAATACAAGCTCACTCAGCGTCAGAATTGA
- a CDS encoding DUF4864 domain-containing protein yields MEVTDTDAINIRSVIEYQLAAFKKDDAQGAFTFASPAIQTQFGTPENFMLMVKTSYPAVYRPRSVFFEKITTIHGSITQPVLLLAPDGVPLRALYFMEKQLDRIWRINGCFLVSLEGK; encoded by the coding sequence ATGGAAGTTACTGATACCGATGCTATCAACATACGTTCTGTAATTGAATACCAATTGGCAGCTTTTAAAAAAGATGACGCTCAAGGCGCTTTTACCTTCGCTAGTCCGGCAATTCAGACGCAATTCGGAACCCCAGAAAATTTTATGCTTATGGTAAAAACAAGCTACCCAGCAGTATATCGCCCTCGTTCTGTCTTTTTTGAGAAAATAACAACCATCCACGGAAGCATAACTCAACCAGTGCTGCTACTTGCTCCTGATGGAGTTCCCTTAAGGGCTTTATATTTTATGGAAAAACAGCTCGATCGTATCTGGAGGATTAACGGTTGCTTTCTAGTTTCTCTAGAAGGTAAATAA
- the larE gene encoding ATP-dependent sacrificial sulfur transferase LarE gives MLTEKFEQLRALFTEMEQALIAYSGGVDSTLVAKIAYDVLGDRALAVTAVSPSLLPEELEDAKIQAATIGIPHKIVQTHEMENPNYTSNPVNRCYFCKSELHDTLKPLALELGYPYVVDGVNADDLHDYRPGIQAAKERGARSPLAEIGVTKLEVRQLSQQLGLPWWDKPAQPCLSSRFPYGEEITVAKLQRVGRGEIYLRKLGWQNLRVRSEGDTARIELPPEQIKEFVLTNDLQTLVSAFQDFGFIYVTLDLEGYRSGKLNQVLNREALGVKV, from the coding sequence ATGCTGACAGAAAAATTTGAGCAATTAAGAGCCTTATTTACAGAAATGGAGCAGGCGTTGATTGCCTACTCTGGGGGTGTTGATAGCACTTTGGTTGCCAAAATTGCCTATGATGTGTTGGGCGATCGCGCTTTGGCTGTCACGGCTGTTTCTCCTTCACTATTACCAGAAGAGTTGGAAGACGCGAAAATTCAAGCTGCAACAATTGGGATTCCTCATAAAATCGTCCAGACTCACGAGATGGAAAATCCCAATTACACTTCTAACCCTGTTAATCGCTGTTATTTTTGCAAAAGTGAGTTGCACGACACTCTCAAACCTTTAGCTTTAGAGTTGGGTTATCCTTATGTCGTGGATGGGGTAAATGCCGATGATTTGCATGATTATCGTCCAGGAATTCAGGCGGCTAAGGAAAGAGGGGCGCGATCGCCTTTAGCAGAAATTGGTGTCACGAAATTAGAAGTTCGCCAACTTTCGCAACAACTCGGTTTACCTTGGTGGGATAAACCTGCTCAACCTTGCCTCAGTTCCCGGTTTCCTTACGGTGAAGAGATCACTGTCGCTAAGTTGCAACGAGTCGGTAGAGGAGAAATTTATCTCCGAAAACTAGGTTGGCAGAATTTGCGCGTGCGATCGGAAGGAGATACAGCACGTATTGAATTACCACCCGAACAAATTAAAGAGTTTGTGTTAACTAACGATTTACAAACATTAGTTTCGGCATTTCAAGATTTTGGGTTTATCTATGTAACCTTAGATTTAGAAGGTTATCGTAGCGGTAAGTTGAATCAGGTTTTAAATCGGGAAGCCTTGGGCGTTAAAGTATAA
- the hrmK gene encoding hybrid histidine kinase/response regulator HrmK, which produces MQQYSSLPDQNSLIDATPKLLTTIEQLRAQLWLESSLNQLQSRLNDCLLSACNTVPQAGAAQAEIFQAVVNEINSAVHSSNLALTDCAVGIALFQPQETVATVCYVSRSPSPNSQPLFVEVLTAEKKLLLRLQEVIKLEDLQQLEHQQPQSAWRLADDSGNVMGWLIIATASLSSDRESPIKSQAQLRSQLMARSAKYCTTALVQLRHILSWSQRYQQLSNSNQELERTNQLKNQFLANTSHEIRTPLSSIIGFTHLLLAPGYEPTKERQQEYLNIIQSSGKHLLALINDILDLSKIEANQLEVQWEIIDVPLLCSNVLALVKEKAANKGLKLCLELEPDITTLVADPLRLKQMLLNLIFNALKFTSEGSVGLRVAPKGVFVHFTVWDTGSGISQEDQVQLFEPYFQIAKAVAGGVEGTGLGLAVTQKLAKIHGGSVKVESEVNRGSRFTLVLPFKQEIGARGDEADEETKFSSFPLHFTPSSSVEILLVENDLPNADLMQIYLRKLGYQVTWVKNAAEMWETLTVLEPAVILMDVCLTDANGLNLVQQLREHPQYRTIPVIVQTAMAMKGDRETCLAAGVNDYISKPIDLPLLASLVAKYSKAPTSLGGE; this is translated from the coding sequence ATGCAGCAGTACTCAAGCTTACCAGACCAGAACTCACTGATAGATGCAACGCCAAAACTTTTGACAACAATTGAGCAACTTCGCGCACAACTGTGGTTGGAGAGCAGCTTAAACCAGTTGCAAAGTCGCCTTAATGATTGCCTGCTTTCTGCTTGTAACACTGTCCCACAGGCAGGAGCCGCACAAGCAGAAATTTTCCAAGCTGTGGTTAACGAAATTAACAGTGCTGTTCACAGCAGTAATTTGGCACTTACAGATTGTGCCGTAGGCATCGCGTTGTTTCAACCACAAGAAACCGTTGCCACAGTTTGCTATGTTTCTCGTTCTCCATCCCCAAACTCACAACCTTTATTTGTAGAAGTGCTGACAGCAGAAAAAAAGCTGCTGTTGAGATTGCAAGAAGTCATAAAACTTGAAGATTTGCAACAGCTTGAGCATCAACAACCACAGAGCGCTTGGCGGTTAGCTGATGATTCTGGTAACGTCATGGGCTGGCTGATTATCGCCACAGCTTCCCTAAGCTCTGATCGTGAATCGCCGATCAAATCACAAGCTCAACTCAGATCGCAATTGATGGCAAGGTCTGCCAAATACTGTACTACAGCTTTGGTACAACTTAGACATATCCTGTCTTGGTCGCAACGGTATCAACAGTTAAGCAACTCTAATCAAGAATTGGAGCGCACTAATCAACTCAAAAATCAGTTTTTGGCAAACACCAGCCACGAAATTCGCACACCACTTAGTTCTATTATTGGGTTTACCCACCTGCTTTTAGCACCAGGGTACGAACCAACTAAAGAACGCCAGCAAGAGTATTTAAATATCATTCAGTCTAGCGGCAAGCACTTGCTAGCTCTGATCAATGATATTTTGGATCTCTCTAAAATTGAAGCAAATCAGCTAGAAGTACAGTGGGAAATAATAGATGTGCCACTGCTGTGTAGCAATGTTTTGGCACTAGTGAAAGAGAAAGCCGCTAATAAGGGTTTGAAACTGTGCTTAGAACTTGAACCCGATATTACAACCTTAGTAGCCGACCCCTTACGACTCAAGCAAATGCTGTTGAATTTAATCTTCAACGCTCTAAAGTTTACCAGTGAAGGAAGTGTTGGCTTACGAGTTGCTCCTAAAGGTGTATTTGTGCATTTTACTGTGTGGGATACTGGCAGTGGCATTTCCCAAGAAGACCAAGTTCAACTGTTTGAACCCTATTTCCAAATTGCCAAGGCTGTAGCAGGTGGTGTTGAAGGTACTGGTTTGGGTTTAGCAGTGACTCAGAAACTTGCCAAAATTCACGGTGGTTCTGTGAAAGTGGAATCTGAAGTAAATCGCGGCTCGCGTTTTACCCTGGTACTTCCCTTTAAGCAAGAAATAGGAGCGCGGGGAGATGAGGCGGATGAGGAAACAAAATTTTCTTCATTTCCTCTGCATTTTACACCTAGTTCCTCTGTAGAGATTTTGTTGGTAGAAAATGATTTACCAAATGCTGATTTGATGCAAATTTATCTACGTAAATTGGGATATCAGGTGACTTGGGTTAAGAATGCTGCTGAGATGTGGGAAACTCTAACTGTGTTAGAGCCAGCGGTGATTTTAATGGATGTTTGTCTAACAGATGCAAATGGTCTTAACTTGGTACAACAACTGCGAGAACATCCGCAATATCGGACGATTCCGGTAATTGTTCAAACAGCAATGGCGATGAAAGGCGATCGCGAAACTTGTCTAGCCGCTGGAGTAAATGACTATATTTCTAAACCGATTGATTTACCACTTTTAGCCAGTCTGGTAGCCAAGTACAGCAAAGCACCAACTTCGCTGGGTGGGGAGTAG